The sequence AAATGGGACCAACATAAATTTTTTGGTAAAGCATATGGGAAACGCTATCTCATTGACACAAGATTAGAATATATACCTTCCATCAGAATACTCAAAAATATAGGGAACAGTTGGAACAGTAGAAATAACATGAGCTCCATACTCCTGTTATTGCATAAACAGACATGAGTTCTCAATATTTAGAGGCCAAAACAATGTGGGTAACAATAAGCAGATTGTATCTCAAAATTATGATTTATAACCAAaccaaattaaataatttgagCCCTATCCTAAATCATACTTAAGATATAGTGCAGACACAAGATGGATGTGTTCAATTAAAAAGAGATTCCTGGTATCATATAATTTCCTTATTTATTGCCATATCAACTCTAAATgccactttttgatattatgcCCCATAGCAATCATTATCTGCAAAGAGAATAACTCTTTTAAACAACCCAACATAACTTTTTGGCTTCATataacaagaaacaaaagaaagatcACCTGTTCAAGACGCTGATGGAAAACATCCATGTGAAGTAAGCCTAAGAAACCACACCTGTGGGTAGAACACAACAAGCACATAAAAGATTACTACTTATGAAGAGGCTCAAATTCAAATGTTAGAAGGAGCAAAGTTCCTCATTTAAGTAGGAGCTGAAACAAGTCATTCACTAGTTGATGCCACACCTAAAACCCAGACCTAGTGCAGTGCTACTCTCTTTAGTAACAGAGACGCTAGCATCATTGCATGTCAGTCTCTCTATTGCATGATTAAGCGCTTCGAAATCAGATCCATCAGCTGGATAAACTCCAGAGAAGACCATATGTTTTGCAGGCTTGAATCCTACATTTTGGAAATTCACAAAAGGCATCAGGACCTGGGAAATCTAAATGCAAATTACAGCCAAAAAATCTGTTTACTTTACAACTACCCACTAcaaattcataataataataataataataaagaaataaatatctGCCAAATTATTCATAATCCCTCTTctcagagagaaagagatgaaacAGTCCAATGATAAGGGTCAAATAGTAAAACTGACGCAGCCATTTCCTCCAGTAACTATGCTAGAGATTAATCTCTATATGATTCATGAAAAACTTGGCAGTGACTAGCAATAAGAATAGTAGCTTTTACAAATGTGACTTATGGCTTCAGAGCCAAAGCCAGACTGAAACAGAACAAATTAACCATCCTAACTATCcctatatttcaaaatttagatacCCCAACCTCAACAGTATTCTGATACTTTATTGGCAGAGGAAGATTGTGGACATGAAATAGGACTTTCACAGGTGTCACCCAGTGCATTTATTACAAAAGGAAATAGAATCCATGCAACATAACCTAATTTCCTGCAGCCTTAGTTTAAATTGTCATTAGGTAAAAACTTCAAATACCACCAATTTTTTTCACTGTGGGTCAAGCTTATAACAATTTACTAATCAAGTTCACAGATTCAATTCCCTAAATGTCAAAGAGGTATGAGTGAACGTTGATAAGAAAAGGGTGCTAAGGGTATAACCAACAAATATATAATCCCAAGACATAATCACCTTCATTATCGATGGTTATGCTTGTAAACTGCTATATTTTCAAGTTTATCtaagattttattatatagcaGTACCCTTTTAACTGCAGCCAGTTTTGTAGTTGCAGGAATgcatttataatgcaatatacAAGAGATCTGTCCCTTGCAAGGCCAACAAACACTCATAGTTGACATGCTGAAACATTATGCAGTCATCcagctaaaattctataacCTTTTCGTTGTCAGTCATAATTTTTCTCAACTTTTGTCTATAGCTTCCTTTGTCATGCTACCTATTACAAGCAAATAAGAAACCAGCATGTGGCATCATATAGATAAAGATATAATCCTCAGCTTAGATTGCCTGTTTATGTAGCTTATGAAGCTCAAAAACCCCtgaaataaattcatatatcatatatagtTGTTAGTCACACATGATCCGCATGTTAATTAACAGTTtcttttccttatctttttttatCCCAATTATTTTAGGATGCATCTAAGTTTATTCTTAAATAGCACAATATTTGACTCTTTTATCTTTGCtttaacatgaaattttttgtcaGTAATATCTAGAAAAAGTCAAATAATGATCACACTAGAAGGTGTAAGTGAATTTCCAACAAAATGATTGATAAGTACAGTAATCAATTAAAAAGAGGGGTGCAcccatgaatttttttaaaattgtgagTATATAGCACTTTCATTATCTTCTCCTGTTGAAAtgaattaccaaaataccaccACTTGGCTGGGAATCTGATACTAAACTCAACTTAATTCCTAATTTGCCAGCCTAGTTGCAAATAGCAACAATAAATCCATGAAACAGGAggttaaaaaaacctaaagtgGGAGAAAATAACTACAGAAATATATGTACGTACCTGGAAGGGGCTCTACAGTACTTCGGTTATGAGAAAGTGTGTCTCCAACACGAGCCTCTTTGGTTGAACGCATGCCACTCACAACATATCCCACTTGTCCAGAATGTAGGACTCCAGTAGGGGTGAGTTCAGGATGCATAATCCCGACATCTAAAACATCATAAGCTTGGCCAGTCGCTGCAGATGAAATCTTATCCCCCTTACGTAGCACACCATCAACAACTGCAACATGGCATATTACTCCTTTGTATTCATCATAATATGAGTCCAATAGAAGCATACGCAAAGGTGAACCACTCTTCCCGGGAGGAGGAGGTATGCGCTCTATCACTGCAGGAAGGACTTGCTCCAGACCCTGCCCTGTTTTGGCCGATGTTAAAAGAGCATCACTAGGGTCAAGATCAAACATTGATTTTAGTTGAGCTTTGACACGATCAGGATCGGCAGTTGGCTGGTCAATCTTATTTATGACAGGTATTATTGTCAAGTTAGATTCAAAAGCAAGATAAAAGTTTGCAACAGTTTGTGCTTGAACACCTTGGGCAGCGTCAACAACCAAAAGAGCACCCTGGCAAGCTGCTAGGGATCGTGATACTTCATAACTGAAATCCACATGACCAGGTGTGTCAATCAGGTTTAGTAGAAAACTTGGCTGATCTTGTGCATCACTTATTTTAGTACCATGAAAATTGTGCTTGTGGAACATGGTTGCTGTCTGAGCCTTTACTGTAATTCCCCTCTCTCTTTCTACCtattaaaatttcatcaaattagtggcatatagaataaaaatcaagtaaaaGTGTAAAACAACATTTAATGTAATACAATAACCGAATGTGGAACAACAGAAGTCTTTTGCCATCGTTTTCTCAAGCTTACACACTCCCCAAGACACCTGATATTTTTGTTAGATAGAAATTTGGCACAAGCAACTTAAGAAATTCAGAAATTTGGCACAAGCAACTTAAGAACATAAActtcacacaaaaacaaacccaTCAAGAGCACCACAAACTCGAAAGCAATAAAAACTCCATAGAATACCCAATTCATGTCTCTTTCTAAACAACTAAGCCAACATAAACTTCACTATTCACtcagaaaggaaaaaaaaaaaaaaaaaaaaaaaaaaaaaaccccatcaAAAAGCACCATAAACTTGAAAGAAATACAAATTCCATAGAGTAACCAATTTGTGTTTTTTCCTAAACAACTAAgccaactcttttcttttctttttctcattctaACCAACTATGAAGACTCCAACTTCACTGGGAAACAAACTCATTAAAAGCACCAAAAActcaaaagcaataaaaataccGAATCCATGTCTCTTCCTAAACAACTTGgcaaactcttttcttttctcttttatcatTCTAATCAAGTAGGAAGACTCAAACTTCACTAGGAAAGAAACTCATCAAAAGCACCACAAACTCAAAAGCAATACAAATTCCATAGAATACCCAATTCATGTTTCTTCCTAAACAACTAAGCAAActcttgtcttttctttttcataattcTCACTAACTAACAAGAGTCTATACCTTCACTCAGAAACAAACTCATCAAAAGCAATACAAATTCCATAGAATACCCAATTCATGTCTCTCCATAAACAATTTAGCAAGCATATAGTTTACTCTTCACTCAGAAACAAACCCATGAAAAGCATCATACACTCAAAATAAATTCCATATAATACCCAATTCATGTCTCTTCCTAGACAACTCAGCAAACATAAACTTCACTCATCACTCTGAAACAAGCCCACTCGAAAGCAATACAAATTCCATTGAATACCCAATTCATGTTTCTTCCTAAAcaacaagaatttttttttttttttaaagtgctGATATACCTGCAACTTGTCAAGGTACTGAGGCTGACCATGGCCTCTCTTAATGGTACCTGTGAGCTCCAAAAGCCTGTCAGCAAGCGTAGACTTGCCATGATCAACATGAGCGATAATGGAAAAATTCCTGATCCTTTCTGTAGGGTACTGGCTCAAATCTAAGCAGTTTTCTTTGCTGTTTTGACGAGAATGAGAGCAAAAGCCATTGCTCAAACCAAAATGgtcgttgttgttgttaagtCTTGTGTATAGCGGGTTGGCTTTGAATGTAGAGGGAAATGGGTGTGTGAGAGAGAAGTGTttgagtgattttaaggtcttTGAAGCTCTGCTCAGATAACCCATTTGGGGGTTTGGAAGAGCGAGAGACACAGAGACTGCTGGAGACGAAGCTTAATTCATAGTGTCGCACTGGAACGGCGTCGTTTATGATGGGCTTCAAAAGTGCAAATCTGTTAGACTACAATTTGGGCTAGTGGATACTTTACACTTGGCCCAAAGAAAGGTTAGGGTTAAGCtgacttttttcctttttgtaacGGGTTgttaatttcattattttggagttatatatatatatatatatattaattaaattacaaaaatcttATTGGAATTCAAATTAAACTTTCCTGGAAGGGGGTTGGAAGAGGAAAGAAAACCTACAAAACCAATAGTATGGGTTAATctcatatactttttttttaatttttttttaaactgaatatatatatatatattttttaatatgttaatGTAGAGTAGGTAAGAGTAACATTACAAAATCAAGAATTACCAAATCTTGTTGTGCATTCATCTCTACCCAATGGGCAAAATAAATGTTCAATCCACTAAAAACATAGACCTTTatttgggggaggggggattgCAAAAGCAAGAGACATGCATATGGGCAATGGGttgattttatttaaaaaaaaaattataattaaggataattatattcaaaaagAGGGGAAGGATTCAAATCCATCTCTACCTTATGGGCAAAAGAGCCAATTAGGAAGAGAATAGATAATTATAGGCTTATACCAATTATAATGAGTAATCCAATTTGCTAAGTCATGTGCTgaaatcctagaaacaaagcAAAAGTCCCAACTATTAATGCTTTTATAAGTCTCATTTATTTAGTAACCAAGCCTTGGGCCAACAAAACTTTGGCCCAAAACTTAGGTCTTGGGTTTGAGTTCTCCTAATCCCCACCAGTGAGTATGTTGGTGTCAATCTTCCTTTGTGTTGTCTTGGGTGTGTAGAAGTTGCCATCCTCCTCTCCTAcacacgagagagagagagagagaaatgactAATGAGCAAAAATCACTTCACTGGTGTCATTTCTACACAACAGTTGCCATGGGACATATTTGGTCTGACTGGTACATTAAAATTAACCTTTACCCACCATAAGCCTCGATGTGACAATGTACAATCTCACCCTGTCATCATCTCTTTGATTTCCATATTGGTTCTCATctccttgattttgatgttggTCTTTGTTGTAGCCCGGACACAACATGGTGACACACACAACACTTAATTAATACAACAATGTGTAGCTAGAAAATACTAGGAACatagaaaatattcatttataagTTTAATACGGCCGATTGAGATGCAATGAATTTAGAACATTTGCAATGGATAATATTAATTTGCTTTTATCATATAATGAGttataaaaaattagcaattatgaaaatatatttaaaagaaaaaaaaaattagaaaattgtaaaattttcattgaaGCATATACTtgattcaataataattttggcaagaaaatttggaTGAGTTGCAAGTTGACTAGAAGTAGTTATAAACGAACTTGAAGTtgatttgattaaaaataagtttaaaattttaattgaatctacagttttgaatgttttagaaatagTTTTAAATTGTAATGACACTTAATAcgaaattaaaatataattagaaTCATATTTGGATCATTTACTGAGCTTTTActtcaataaatataataaatatataattatgctTCTTTGGCTATCAGCTTGTCAAAGTGTTAGTGCATCTTCCTTTATTATCTTTTCACTGGTCAAGTTTCAATCTTAATCAATTTGTAATCATTCTAATCCATTACATTTTGGGGTCAAGATGAAGCCTAATGTGTCGGTAGCTGATAGCCAAAAATCTAAAGTTGCCTTTTTCTTTAGGAAGGTCCTGTGATCTTAAccctttatttaaaaaacaaaggaaaaaaaaaatgtcacattcTTATTTCACGAGGAAGAAGTTTGTATATTCTGAAAAATGAGTTGGATGTTGATGTTATTTTAGTCGGCAaatccaaaattccaaaacGAAGTCCTTGTTGTATAATAAATTCAGTTGTCGGGACAGCGTAGAATAATGACGTCCCACTTGTCTGTTGAAAAAAACCCAGCTCATCCATTTAGATTAATCATTTTGCATTTGAAGATAACCCTATCTTTCACTCAATTACGActccttgtttttttttagtgaacTTTGACTCTTTcttaaagaataataaaaaattggtttcAAATATAGGCCAATattaattgcatttttttggTAGTAACTATGTTGTGGTCGGAGTCTTCTCTCCATGAAAGCATAAAAGCACTTACTTTTCCATTGTCTGCTAAAAAATTGATGTCTATCTTTTCCCAAATTATATACTGGGGCTGTTTGATCTATTTAGAGGCCTAAAACGAAAACTAACATTGagacattttatatatatatatatatatatgacttaaaaaaaataaatattattttctctgtctcactttgtttgtcctctattccattttgggatgtcccaaaatattgtcctgtttttaaaaataaaagttattaatttactaatgttcctattatacccctattttattaataattcaaatttttgataaatttgtttaagggaagttttgaaaacttatacatttttaaaaggtagacaagataataaatgatgttcccttaaaaagtttgacttttcaaacaggacagacaaagtgggacggagggagtatttaaactctattatcttgttatatatgtaaaattattactaattaacatgacttatgtaattttcttttttagaaagtttatagatacaaaaaatttgacaaaacttttcacacctaTTAATGTGG is a genomic window of Quercus lobata isolate SW786 chromosome 2, ValleyOak3.0 Primary Assembly, whole genome shotgun sequence containing:
- the LOC115976827 gene encoding translation factor GUF1 homolog, mitochondrial, whose translation is MGYLSRASKTLKSLKHFSLTHPFPSTFKANPLYTRLNNNNDHFGLSNGFCSHSRQNSKENCLDLSQYPTERIRNFSIIAHVDHGKSTLADRLLELTGTIKRGHGQPQYLDKLQVERERGITVKAQTATMFHKHNFHGTKISDAQDQPSFLLNLIDTPGHVDFSYEVSRSLAACQGALLVVDAAQGVQAQTVANFYLAFESNLTIIPVINKIDQPTADPDRVKAQLKSMFDLDPSDALLTSAKTGQGLEQVLPAVIERIPPPPGKSGSPLRMLLLDSYYDEYKGVICHVAVVDGVLRKGDKISSAATGQAYDVLDVGIMHPELTPTGVLHSGQVGYVVSGMRSTKEARVGDTLSHNRSTVEPLPGFKPAKHMVFSGVYPADGSDFEALNHAIERLTCNDASVSVTKESSTALGLGFRCGFLGLLHMDVFHQRLEQEYGAHVISTVPTVPYIFEYSDGSKVQVQNPAALPSNPKQRVTACWEPTVLATVIIPSEYVGPVITLCSERRGQQLEYSFIDSQRVFMKYRLPLREIVVDFYNELKSITSGYASFDYEDAEYQQSDLVKLDVLLNGQPVDAMATIVHNLKAQRVGRELVEKLKQFIDRQMFEITIQAAIGSKVIARETISAMRKNVLAKCYGGDVSRKRKLLEKQKEGKKRMKRVGSVDIPQEAFHELLKVS